The Acidobacteriota bacterium genome has a window encoding:
- a CDS encoding CPBP family intramembrane metalloprotease, with protein MGERKNNSILIREGRLRAGWRILFFILTLFSIAFGVSIIVSRVKRICAPLSLIPPLPIPYPYRLLIERSLIFFLLLFVSAIFARFVDKRPARTIGFSFHKGFLKEYLLGLIISFILVGVIFLIEWAVGLIKVETSLITKELIFKVGFISLVFFIFQSAFEELLFRGYLFQNLIAGTNEIAAIVILSTIFGLAHLGNPNATLLSTVNTVLAGVWLSIAYIKTRSLWFPSGLHFSWNYFMGTIFGLPVSGVSEGSSLLRSIHQKGRILTGGSYGPEGGLICTIILIIVTWYILRTKKIAPHPQLSSFWESYLGRKTELKEGEAIS; from the coding sequence ATGGGAGAAAGAAAAAATAATTCGATACTTATCCGTGAAGGAAGGTTGAGGGCGGGATGGCGCATACTGTTTTTCATCCTCACCCTGTTTTCGATAGCGTTCGGGGTATCTATAATCGTCTCCAGGGTAAAAAGGATCTGTGCCCCCTTATCCTTAATCCCACCACTACCTATCCCTTACCCTTATCGTCTTCTGATAGAGAGATCCCTGATCTTCTTCCTTCTCCTCTTCGTATCCGCCATCTTCGCCCGTTTTGTCGATAAAAGACCGGCGAGGACGATCGGTTTCTCCTTTCATAAAGGCTTCCTCAAAGAGTACCTGCTGGGATTGATAATCTCCTTTATCCTGGTAGGGGTGATATTCCTCATTGAGTGGGCGGTTGGCCTTATAAAAGTGGAGACCTCCCTTATCACAAAAGAGCTCATCTTTAAAGTGGGCTTTATAAGTCTGGTCTTCTTCATATTCCAATCTGCTTTCGAGGAGCTGCTATTCCGTGGTTACCTCTTCCAGAATCTAATTGCAGGAACAAACGAGATCGCTGCCATTGTCATCCTTTCGACCATCTTCGGGCTCGCCCATTTAGGAAACCCGAACGCAACCCTTCTCTCTACGGTGAATACGGTGCTTGCCGGGGTGTGGCTCTCCATCGCCTATATTAAAACGAGATCGCTTTGGTTCCCCTCTGGGCTCCATTTCTCCTGGAACTACTTTATGGGAACTATCTTTGGCCTCCCCGTCTCCGGGGTATCGGAGGGATCCTCACTGCTCAGATCAATCCATCAAAAAGGGAGGATATTAACCGGGGGTAGCTACGGTCCTGAGGGCGGGCTTATTTGTACCATTATCTTGATCATCGTCACCTGGTACATCCTTCGGACGAAAAAAATAGCCCCTCATCCTCAACTCTCAAGCTTCTGGGAAAGCTATTTGGGAAGAAAAACGGAGCTCAAGGAAGGGGAAGCCATATCTTAA
- a CDS encoding TonB-dependent receptor, with product MKRKIGWLVVLFVFVFVGGLFAQEQTGQIVGTVKDETGAVLPGVTILAKSPSLVGYAKTVTDKYGYYRLLNLPPGTYTITASLEGFATVKRENIELRLGKVLRVDFTMKVAAVAETITVTGEAPLVDVKKSASAMSITKEMFATLPRGRDFLSVVDLSPSANFENMFGGRLSVDGASSSENVFFVDGLDTSSMYTGNSLLTVPFEFVDEIQVKTGGYEAEYGGSMGGVINVVTRSGGDTFHGEGVFYYNGSSIAGGPQPTLRLDPLDPHKAQYLTYDEDTWYRLEPGFNLGGYIKKGKVWFYNSYLPNYRKTKRHVTFVPSGIEGDYTRDQYTHNLIGKITAQLSSKMRISGSYDLNWYKWIGDLPSRAGTDNPDKNWADTGYVYPRWSGAVNFNYIPNQNLMFSARAGYFYTNVKQLLGPPGPRYYFSNTSNIGIPGIPPEYQHGTYWANYGYYDGYQTKKDIQTRTMARGDATYFFRAGGEHNVKTGVQFVRIAEDVDDAYAHKYYRIYWNRTYHSSFKGGDYKGTYGYLEVRWPFGVVANVHSDRWAIYAQDSWTIKDRLTINYGVRLEKEDIPSFSDLPEYQYPPISFGFLDKVAPRIGFAYDVEGDGNSKLFGSYGIYYDVMKLSMAEGSYGGFKWISTYYPLNRFDYWNFTDDTDFGEPIEAINWRIPSFDTTDPDLKPTAQWELSLGYERKLSDVLAISIRYIRKRLIRTIEDVGVATPEGEQYYITNPGFGWSVSKKIEAGLPPTEKAVRHYDAIEVRFEKRYSDNWMGGLSYTWSRLWGNYAGLASSDEYGRQDPNVERYFDLWFMNRDQYGNEILGLLPTDRPHRLKLYGTYHFDFGMNVGLTFFAMSGTPVSTMITLNNLQGYYPVGRGDMGRTPFYTMTNLYVDYNFKIGKYTAQINCNIDNLFNQKIAQRVYAYYNMINIALTDEEIMAGFDYKTLVPPDELDPRYGKEYSYTSKISARIGFRLIF from the coding sequence ATGAAAAGAAAAATTGGATGGTTAGTGGTGTTGTTTGTCTTCGTCTTTGTGGGGGGCCTTTTTGCTCAGGAGCAGACCGGTCAGATCGTGGGCACGGTGAAGGACGAGACCGGTGCCGTTCTTCCTGGCGTGACCATCCTCGCTAAGAGCCCTTCGCTCGTGGGCTATGCCAAGACCGTTACCGATAAGTACGGTTATTATCGACTGCTCAATCTGCCACCAGGTACCTATACCATTACCGCCAGCCTGGAGGGGTTTGCCACGGTAAAGAGGGAGAACATCGAGCTCCGGTTAGGGAAGGTTCTCCGGGTTGATTTCACGATGAAGGTGGCAGCAGTGGCGGAGACGATCACCGTTACCGGAGAAGCGCCTCTCGTCGATGTGAAGAAGAGCGCTTCGGCGATGAGCATCACCAAGGAGATGTTCGCCACCCTTCCCCGGGGCCGTGACTTCCTCTCCGTGGTGGACCTGAGCCCGAGCGCCAACTTCGAGAATATGTTTGGCGGTCGGCTGTCAGTGGATGGTGCCAGTAGCTCCGAGAATGTGTTCTTCGTCGACGGTCTCGATACCAGCAGTATGTACACCGGCAACTCATTGCTCACCGTTCCCTTCGAGTTTGTTGATGAGATCCAGGTGAAGACCGGCGGTTACGAGGCTGAGTACGGCGGTTCGATGGGCGGTGTTATCAATGTGGTTACCCGGAGCGGTGGTGACACCTTCCATGGTGAAGGTGTGTTCTACTACAATGGTAGCTCTATTGCAGGGGGACCTCAGCCAACACTTCGCCTCGATCCTCTGGATCCGCATAAAGCCCAATATTTAACCTATGATGAAGATACCTGGTACCGGTTGGAGCCTGGGTTTAACCTCGGTGGGTACATCAAAAAGGGTAAGGTCTGGTTCTATAACAGCTATCTCCCGAACTATAGGAAGACCAAGCGCCATGTGACCTTTGTGCCCAGTGGGATCGAGGGTGATTATACTCGAGATCAGTACACCCACAATCTAATAGGTAAGATCACCGCTCAGCTCTCCTCCAAGATGAGGATAAGCGGTAGCTACGATCTCAACTGGTACAAATGGATTGGTGATCTTCCGAGCAGAGCTGGTACCGACAACCCAGATAAGAACTGGGCAGATACCGGTTATGTCTATCCCCGTTGGTCCGGTGCGGTCAACTTCAACTACATCCCGAACCAGAACCTTATGTTCAGTGCCAGGGCAGGATACTTCTATACCAATGTGAAGCAGTTACTTGGTCCTCCTGGTCCGAGGTACTACTTCTCTAATACCAGCAATATCGGTATTCCCGGTATTCCCCCTGAGTATCAGCATGGCACTTACTGGGCGAACTACGGCTACTATGATGGTTATCAGACGAAGAAAGACATTCAGACGAGGACGATGGCTCGGGGAGATGCGACCTACTTCTTCCGCGCTGGTGGTGAGCACAATGTGAAAACCGGTGTCCAGTTCGTGAGGATAGCGGAGGATGTGGATGATGCCTATGCCCACAAGTATTACCGAATCTACTGGAACCGGACCTATCATTCCTCATTCAAAGGTGGTGACTATAAGGGAACCTATGGCTACCTCGAGGTCCGTTGGCCCTTCGGCGTGGTAGCCAATGTCCACAGCGACAGATGGGCGATCTACGCTCAGGATAGCTGGACGATAAAGGATCGGCTCACCATCAACTACGGTGTCCGGCTGGAGAAGGAGGATATTCCTTCCTTCAGTGACCTCCCTGAGTATCAGTATCCACCGATCTCCTTTGGTTTCCTGGATAAGGTGGCGCCTCGTATAGGCTTCGCCTACGATGTCGAGGGCGACGGTAATTCCAAGCTGTTTGGAAGCTATGGCATCTACTACGATGTGATGAAGCTGTCTATGGCTGAAGGTTCTTACGGCGGGTTCAAGTGGATTTCCACCTACTATCCTCTCAATAGATTCGATTACTGGAACTTCACCGATGATACCGATTTCGGCGAGCCGATTGAAGCGATCAACTGGCGTATCCCCTCTTTTGACACCACCGATCCCGATCTTAAACCCACCGCTCAGTGGGAGCTTTCCCTTGGTTATGAGCGGAAGCTCTCCGATGTCCTCGCGATTTCCATTCGTTACATCAGGAAGCGCCTGATTAGGACGATCGAGGATGTCGGTGTGGCTACGCCCGAGGGTGAGCAGTATTACATCACCAACCCCGGATTTGGCTGGTCGGTGAGCAAGAAGATAGAGGCTGGTTTACCGCCGACCGAGAAGGCGGTGAGACACTACGACGCGATCGAGGTGAGGTTCGAGAAGCGGTACTCCGACAACTGGATGGGTGGGTTGAGCTACACCTGGAGCAGGCTGTGGGGTAACTACGCCGGTCTCGCCAGCTCCGATGAGTATGGGCGTCAGGATCCCAATGTTGAGCGGTACTTCGACCTCTGGTTTATGAACCGGGATCAGTATGGGAATGAGATCCTCGGTCTCCTTCCCACCGATAGACCACATCGGCTCAAGCTCTACGGTACCTATCACTTCGACTTCGGAATGAATGTCGGTCTCACCTTCTTTGCGATGAGCGGTACCCCGGTCTCCACTATGATCACCCTGAACAACCTGCAGGGTTACTATCCTGTCGGCAGGGGTGATATGGGTCGGACCCCGTTCTACACGATGACCAACCTCTATGTGGATTACAACTTCAAGATCGGAAAGTACACCGCTCAGATCAACTGCAACATCGACAACCTGTTCAACCAGAAGATCGCCCAGAGGGTCTATGCCTATTACAATATGATAAATATCGCGTTGACCGATGAGGAGATAATGGCCGGTTTCGATTACAAGACCCTGGTGCCGCCTGACGAGCTTGATCCTCGCTATGGGAAGGAGTACTCCTACACCAGCAAGATCAGCGCTCGCATTGGGTTCCGGCTCATATTCTAA
- a CDS encoding tetratricopeptide repeat protein — translation MEGNEQKNGSSLSGKIKKGGREFVSLFFPRREKLYFYLTLQAFVTGSAIAISIIIGALTGVPTFILLIIFSFPIGFLLFLLVELIGEHGINLALGFSSTPDTKTLLSPYYDKVKMALREEKYEIAIGFLEKIIEMAPKELPAHLEMARIYHYKLKDYTKALERYKKILNIVGWDEKPDVFYIEAKKGIAEITKELSPREPEA, via the coding sequence ATGGAAGGAAACGAACAAAAAAACGGGTCTTCCCTTTCAGGAAAGATAAAAAAAGGAGGAAGGGAGTTCGTTTCCCTCTTTTTCCCGAGGAGGGAGAAACTCTACTTCTATTTAACCCTCCAGGCTTTCGTCACCGGCTCCGCTATCGCCATCTCTATCATCATCGGAGCCCTTACCGGGGTCCCCACCTTCATCCTGCTCATTATCTTCTCATTTCCCATCGGCTTTCTCCTCTTCCTCCTGGTGGAACTCATTGGGGAACACGGAATAAACCTCGCCCTTGGCTTCTCCTCCACCCCAGATACAAAAACTCTACTCTCACCCTATTATGACAAGGTCAAGATGGCACTGCGCGAGGAGAAATACGAAATAGCAATAGGGTTCCTTGAGAAGATAATAGAGATGGCACCCAAGGAACTACCCGCCCATCTCGAGATGGCGAGGATATACCATTATAAACTGAAGGATTACACTAAAGCGCTCGAGAGATACAAAAAGATATTAAACATAGTGGGTTGGGACGAAAAGCCGGATGTATTCTACATCGAGGCAAAGAAGGGGATCGCCGAGATAACCAAAGAGCTCTCCCCAAGAGAACCCGAAGCCTAA
- the tldD gene encoding metalloprotease TldD (responsible for the proteolytic maturation of the E. coli pMccB17 plasmid-encoded microcin B17, an exported protein that targets the essential topoisomerase II DNA gyrase; degrades the E. coli plasmid F-encoded CcdA), producing the protein MPGVEVKKRGLPFVDHFGIPPEDIAKVIGTALARGGDYADVYFEYRVFNLFLLEEHKVKTASQGVSLGAGVRVISGEKTGYAYTEELTLDKLRQAADTAALIAKSGGKVVKVSLMEEKIPSRYQIMLPPAEAGVDERLSFLSQADKVASAYDPRIKRVIVYYQDELRFIEIATSEGALIRDTQPMLRFIVRTIAEDKGERRMGFAGKGGRYGLELLKVHTPKEIAREAAELAVKMLDAKEAPAGEQMVVLANGEPAVLIHEAVGHGLEADFNRKKTSAFADRIGDKVATELVTIKDSGAFENLRGSINTDDEGTIPGDTMLIEKGVLKGYMYDKLSARLMRAKTTGNGRRQGYSFFPIPRMTNTYMAPGKHSPEEIISSVKKGIYAKSFAGGQVDITNGKFVFMAVESYLIENGKITAPLKDVTLIGDGPTVLTRVDMVGNDFAWDSGIGTCGKGGQGVPVGMGMPTIRISHLLIGGTRKGA; encoded by the coding sequence ATGCCGGGGGTTGAGGTGAAAAAGAGAGGACTTCCTTTCGTTGACCATTTTGGCATTCCCCCGGAGGATATCGCTAAGGTGATTGGGACTGCTTTAGCGCGGGGTGGTGACTACGCGGATGTATATTTCGAGTACCGGGTGTTCAACCTTTTCCTTCTTGAGGAGCACAAGGTGAAGACCGCATCTCAGGGAGTGAGTTTGGGTGCGGGGGTAAGGGTGATCTCCGGGGAGAAGACGGGCTATGCCTATACCGAGGAGCTTACTTTGGATAAGCTTCGTCAGGCTGCGGACACAGCTGCTCTTATCGCGAAATCTGGCGGCAAGGTGGTGAAGGTAAGCCTTATGGAGGAGAAGATACCCTCCCGCTATCAGATTATGCTTCCCCCTGCCGAGGCGGGAGTGGATGAGCGGTTATCTTTCCTTTCTCAGGCAGATAAGGTTGCCTCCGCTTACGATCCGAGGATAAAGCGGGTCATCGTTTATTATCAGGATGAACTCAGGTTTATCGAGATAGCTACCAGTGAGGGTGCCCTTATCCGCGATACCCAGCCGATGCTTCGGTTCATCGTGAGGACGATTGCCGAAGATAAGGGAGAGCGTCGGATGGGGTTTGCCGGCAAGGGAGGGAGGTATGGACTGGAGCTCCTTAAGGTTCATACCCCGAAGGAGATCGCCCGAGAGGCAGCGGAGCTGGCGGTGAAGATGCTCGATGCCAAGGAGGCTCCTGCTGGAGAGCAGATGGTTGTGCTTGCCAACGGCGAACCCGCGGTCCTCATCCACGAGGCGGTTGGCCATGGGCTTGAGGCTGATTTCAACCGGAAGAAGACCTCTGCCTTCGCCGATAGGATTGGAGATAAGGTCGCTACTGAGCTGGTTACGATCAAGGATTCCGGTGCCTTCGAGAACCTTCGGGGCTCGATAAACACGGACGATGAAGGGACGATACCCGGGGACACGATGCTGATCGAAAAAGGGGTTCTCAAGGGATATATGTACGATAAACTATCCGCGAGGCTGATGCGGGCAAAGACAACAGGTAATGGAAGGCGTCAGGGTTATTCCTTCTTCCCCATTCCCCGGATGACCAATACCTATATGGCTCCTGGTAAACATTCTCCGGAGGAGATAATTTCCTCGGTGAAGAAGGGGATCTATGCCAAGAGTTTCGCTGGTGGTCAGGTGGACATTACCAATGGTAAATTTGTGTTTATGGCGGTCGAATCCTATCTCATCGAGAATGGGAAGATAACCGCCCCCCTAAAGGATGTGACCTTGATCGGAGATGGTCCTACCGTTCTTACTCGGGTGGATATGGTGGGGAACGACTTCGCCTGGGATTCTGGGATAGGAACCTGTGGTAAGGGGGGGCAGGGGGTACCCGTAGGAATGGGTATGCCCACCATCAGGATCTCCCACCTCCTGATCGGAGGCACGAGGAAGGGAGCTTAA
- a CDS encoding TldD/PmbA family protein: MSELKELAQKVVKMAQRSGASEAECYAIEREEFEVEVRLGKVENLKQARRRALSLRVIVGKKVAINYTSDLSEKALATFARDAVAMARYMERDELVSLPDPSLYPKRIPDLSLYDPNIAELPPAKKIELAKRCEEAALSYDKRIVNSEGGSCSTSIGTVYLVNSAGFSGSYRGSVISISAAPVAEEKGKKQVDYWFSAVRDLSLLEKPEVVGRTAGERVVRKLNPRKVATKHVPVIFDPLMAADFLSAIFSAVSGSSVYQHASFLADQLGKKVAASSITVIDDPLIPKGLGSIPFDGEGVATYKKKVFDKGVLETFLHNTYTAKKLKAKTTGNATRGLTSPPGVGYTNFYLEAGDADPKEMIKSVKEGLYLTSMFGFGANPVTGDFSRGAAGIWIVNGELAYPVEEITVAGNMKNMLKEVEAVGSDLKLTRDISAPSLKFAKLTVAGSG, encoded by the coding sequence ATGAGCGAACTTAAAGAATTGGCTCAAAAGGTAGTGAAGATGGCTCAAAGGTCTGGAGCCTCTGAGGCGGAGTGCTATGCCATAGAGCGGGAGGAGTTCGAGGTAGAGGTACGACTGGGCAAGGTGGAGAACCTGAAGCAGGCGAGGAGGAGGGCGCTTAGCCTCCGGGTGATCGTTGGTAAGAAGGTAGCCATCAATTATACCTCGGACCTTTCGGAAAAAGCCCTCGCCACCTTTGCCAGGGATGCGGTGGCGATGGCGAGATATATGGAGAGGGATGAGCTCGTCTCCCTCCCCGATCCGAGCCTCTATCCCAAGAGGATCCCTGATCTATCCTTATACGATCCCAATATAGCCGAGCTCCCTCCGGCAAAGAAAATAGAGCTGGCTAAGAGATGCGAGGAGGCGGCGCTCTCTTACGATAAGAGGATCGTGAACTCCGAGGGGGGAAGCTGTAGCACCAGCATCGGCACCGTTTATCTGGTCAACTCGGCTGGATTTTCCGGGAGTTATCGGGGAAGTGTCATAAGCATCTCTGCCGCTCCGGTCGCTGAGGAGAAGGGGAAGAAGCAGGTCGATTATTGGTTCTCGGCGGTGCGTGATCTCTCCCTTCTGGAGAAGCCCGAGGTGGTGGGGAGGACCGCTGGAGAGCGGGTGGTGAGGAAGCTCAATCCGAGGAAGGTAGCCACCAAGCATGTGCCGGTGATCTTCGATCCCCTTATGGCAGCGGATTTCCTCTCGGCGATATTCTCCGCTGTGTCCGGGAGTTCGGTTTATCAGCATGCCTCCTTCCTTGCCGATCAGCTGGGGAAGAAGGTTGCTGCTTCCTCGATCACCGTTATCGATGATCCCCTCATCCCCAAAGGGCTTGGCTCCATCCCCTTTGATGGAGAGGGGGTAGCCACCTATAAGAAGAAGGTTTTCGATAAGGGGGTACTTGAGACCTTCCTTCACAACACCTATACCGCGAAGAAGCTTAAAGCGAAGACTACAGGGAACGCCACCAGAGGGTTGACCTCGCCACCCGGAGTGGGATACACCAACTTCTACCTCGAAGCGGGAGATGCGGACCCTAAAGAGATGATAAAAAGCGTGAAGGAAGGGCTCTACCTCACCAGTATGTTCGGCTTCGGTGCTAACCCGGTAACCGGTGATTTCTCCCGCGGTGCCGCAGGTATCTGGATCGTGAATGGTGAGCTCGCCTATCCGGTGGAGGAGATAACCGTTGCCGGCAATATGAAGAATATGCTTAAAGAGGTGGAGGCGGTTGGCTCCGATCTCAAGTTGACAAGGGATATCTCCGCTCCCAGCTTAAAGTTCGCCAAGCTCACCGTAGCGGGTAGCGGGTGA